One Mytilus trossulus isolate FHL-02 unplaced genomic scaffold, PNRI_Mtr1.1.1.hap1 h1tg001319l__unscaffolded, whole genome shotgun sequence genomic region harbors:
- the LOC134704240 gene encoding LOW QUALITY PROTEIN: cytochrome b-like (The sequence of the model RefSeq protein was modified relative to this genomic sequence to represent the inferred CDS: substituted 5 bases at 5 genomic stop codons): MVGNNTVNNINTPKRVGPXRSTNKLVKIMNDRFYDLPCPVNLNAWXRFGSILGLCLIIQLLRGLLLSTHYTAHEDMAFDSVVHIMRNVEKGXMLRNIHANGSSMFFICIYAHIARGLYYGSYLDKTVWYFGVHLFLLTMAEAFLGYTLPWGQMSYWGATVITNILRVIPVVGESMLRYVXGGWTVCNATLKRFYTLHFLLPFVIVAVVFLHLFFLHEKGSNNPLGIERGTMCVPFHPFYTIKDLFGYVCFRFFFIYLVCVDPELLGNHLNYWPANPIKTPIHVQPEWYFMFAYAILRSIPHKAGGVYVMFLSIVVLYLIPSLHRGKYRSLCFYPFNQVVFXVLVGRFIRLTWIGARPVREPYIILGQCLSVIYFSRLLLNPLSLWVWDKLLEYPKFCRSRPVDLKWFKFLAYFKLLKLVNRESSAREWANKCRKI; the protein is encoded by the coding sequence ATGGTTGGTAACAATACTGTGAATAATATTAACACGCCTAAGAGGGTTGGTCCGTGACGAAGTACTAATAAGTTGGTGAAGATTATGAATGACAGGTTCTATGATTTGCCTTGTCCTGTAAACTTAAACGCTTGGTGAAGGTTTGGCTCTATACTAGGCTTGTGCCTAATTATCCAACTTCTAAGGGGTCTTTTATTGTCAACTCATTATACTGCTCATGAAGACATGGCATTCGATTCTGTAGTACATATTATGCGTAATGTGGAAAAAGGATGAATGTTGCGTAATATTCATGCAAATGGGTCCTCTAtgttttttatctgtatttatgcGCACATTGCTCGTGGGCTGTATTATGGGTCTTATTTAGATAAGACAGTGTGGTATTTTGgggtgcatttgtttttgttaactatGGCGGAGGCTTTCCTCGGTTACACTTTGCCTTGGGGGCAAATGTCATATTGGGGGGCTACTGTTATTACTAATATACTTAGAGTGATCCCCGTAGTAGGAGAGAGTATGCTCCGCTATGTATGAGGGGGTTGGACCGTGTGTAATGCAACTCTAAAGCGGTTTTATACTTTACACTTTCTCTTACCGTTTGTGATAGTGgcggttgtttttttacacctgttttttttacatgagaaAGGGAGTAATAACCCTTTGGGTATTGAAAGAGGTACTATGTGTGTGCCCTTCCACCCCTTCTATACTATTAAAGATCTTTTTGGTTATGTTTGCTTtaggttcttttttatatatttagtgtgTGTGGATCCTGAGCTGTTAGGGAATCATTTAAACTATTGGCCTGCTAATCCTATAAAAACGCCAATCCATGTTCAGCCTGAGTGGTATTTTATGTTTGCTTATGCAATCCTTCGTTCAATTCCTCATAAAGCGGGGGgggtatatgttatgtttttgtcgATTGTAGTATTATACCTAATTCCTAGTCTTCACAGAGGTAAGTATCGAAGTTTATGTTTTTACCCGTTTAATCAAGTAGTGTTTTGAGTGTTGGTTGGTAGGTTTATTAGGTTAACATGGATTGGTGCTCGCCCAGTGCGGGAGCCTTATATCATTTTGGGGCAGTGTCTTTCAGTCATTTATTTCTCTAGGTTGTTATTAAACCCTCTTTCTTTGTGGGTGTGGGACAAGCTGCTTGAATACCCTAAATTCTGTAGGAGTCGTCCTGTAGACCTGAaatggtttaagtttttagcttatttcaagttattaaaattagtaaatcgCGAAAGTAGCGCACGTGAGTGGGCTAAtaagtgtagaaaaatataa